The following proteins come from a genomic window of Nostoc sp. TCL26-01:
- a CDS encoding aminotransferase class III-fold pyridoxal phosphate-dependent enzyme has protein sequence MSEHYQESENLLARALQVIPLGTQTFSKSKTQYPFGVSPYFLTKGFGSHVWDVDGNEYIDFINGLAAITLGYNDPDVTAAVHAQIEEGVIFSLPHPLEIQVAEKLIAMVPCAEMVRFGKNGSDATTGAIRLARAYTGRDHIVVCGYHGWHDWYIGSTTRNLGVPKSVQALTHTFKYNDLDSLHQIFEQYPDDVAAIIMEPMNVVPPEAGFLESVKELVHQNRALLIFDETITGFRFANGGAQEYFGITPDLATFGKGLANGYPLSAIAGRGDIMQMMEEIFFSFTFGGETLSLAAALATMTKLQKLPVVEALRTQGQKILLRIQQLIEEQSISHLISIAGYPCWSFLLFKDVHPYSQWEIKTLFLQEMFARGILTLGTHNMSYSHSDIDIEELLSVYRQVFLMLKDVILGHNLEEYLKCQPLEPLFKIR, from the coding sequence ATGTCAGAACATTATCAAGAATCAGAAAACCTGTTAGCAAGAGCGTTGCAAGTTATTCCTTTAGGTACTCAAACTTTTAGCAAGAGTAAAACTCAATATCCTTTTGGCGTTTCTCCTTATTTCTTAACTAAAGGATTTGGTAGCCATGTATGGGATGTAGACGGAAATGAGTATATTGACTTTATCAATGGATTAGCAGCAATTACACTAGGATATAATGACCCAGATGTGACAGCAGCAGTACACGCACAGATAGAGGAAGGTGTAATTTTTTCTCTCCCTCATCCACTAGAAATTCAAGTAGCTGAAAAGTTAATTGCAATGGTTCCCTGTGCAGAAATGGTGCGCTTTGGTAAAAATGGTTCTGATGCAACTACAGGAGCTATACGTTTAGCTAGAGCTTACACTGGACGGGATCATATTGTGGTTTGTGGTTATCATGGCTGGCATGATTGGTATATTGGTTCTACAACTCGTAATTTAGGAGTACCAAAATCGGTACAGGCATTAACTCATACTTTTAAATACAATGATTTAGACTCGTTACATCAAATATTTGAGCAATATCCTGATGATGTTGCTGCAATTATTATGGAACCGATGAATGTAGTTCCACCTGAAGCAGGTTTTTTAGAAAGTGTTAAGGAACTTGTGCATCAAAATCGAGCGTTATTAATTTTTGATGAAACAATTACAGGATTTCGTTTTGCTAATGGTGGCGCTCAAGAATATTTTGGTATCACACCAGATTTGGCTACTTTTGGTAAAGGATTAGCTAACGGTTATCCTTTATCTGCTATAGCAGGTAGAGGGGATATTATGCAGATGATGGAGGAAATCTTTTTCTCTTTTACATTTGGTGGTGAAACTCTCTCATTAGCAGCTGCTCTAGCAACTATGACTAAGTTACAGAAGTTGCCAGTTGTTGAGGCATTAAGGACACAAGGTCAAAAGATTTTATTAAGAATACAACAATTAATTGAGGAACAATCAATTAGTCATCTTATCTCTATTGCTGGTTATCCTTGCTGGTCATTTTTGCTATTTAAAGATGTCCATCCCTATAGTCAATGGGAGATTAAGACTTTATTTTTACAGGAGATGTTTGCTAGAGGTATTCTGACTTTGGGAACACATAATATGAGCTACTCTCATAGTGATATTGATATTGAAGAATTACTATCAGTTTATCGCCAGGTGTTTTTAATGTTGAAGGATGTAATTTTAGGTCATAACCTTGAAGAATATCTCAAATGTCAACCATTAGAGCCATTATTTAAAATCAGATGA
- a CDS encoding Uma2 family endonuclease has translation MTAITINFSNIIKLNDDQFYQLCRDNPDIKFERNANGELIVMPPTGGETGKLNAKLTARFVLWNEQAHLGEVFDSSTCFRLPNGTNRSPDVSWIELSRWNALSAEQRERFPPIAPDFVLELMSPSDSLSEAQAKMQEYMNAGVKLGWLIDRKTRFVEIYRQGQPKEVLEFPTSLSGEDVLLGFTLDLQIIWS, from the coding sequence GTGACTGCTATTACTATTAATTTTAGTAACATCATCAAACTTAATGATGACCAATTTTATCAGCTATGCCGAGATAATCCTGATATTAAGTTCGAGCGTAATGCTAATGGAGAATTGATAGTAATGCCGCCTACAGGGGGAGAAACTGGAAAACTTAACGCCAAACTGACTGCACGATTTGTTTTGTGGAATGAACAAGCACATCTGGGCGAAGTTTTTGACTCCTCTACTTGCTTTAGACTACCTAACGGAACAAACCGTTCGCCTGATGTTTCCTGGATAGAACTCAGCAGATGGAATGCACTTTCGGCAGAACAACGGGAACGATTTCCTCCCATAGCTCCCGATTTTGTTTTAGAGCTAATGTCCCCATCTGATAGTTTGAGTGAAGCACAAGCTAAAATGCAAGAGTATATGAACGCAGGAGTAAAACTGGGTTGGCTAATAGATAGAAAAACGCGCTTTGTGGAAATTTATCGACAAGGACAACCAAAAGAAGTATTGGAATTTCCGACAAGTTTATCTGGAGAGGATGTATTACTTGGTTTTACTTTAGACTTGCAGATTATCTGGAGTTAA
- the pseG gene encoding UDP-2,4-diacetamido-2,4,6-trideoxy-beta-L-altropyranose hydrolase, with translation MNLLFRVDVSTQIGTGHLMRCLALAQAWQDAGGKAVFVMANIVPVLEKRLISEGIEILKITNQLATKDAETTAMLVNKFNSDWLVIDGYHFDDEYQKIIKSVGLKILFIDDYGHVNHYYADIVLNQNISADGGLYTNREPYTQLLLGTRYTLLRREFWQWQGWQRINPSIASKILITMGGADIDNVTLKVIQGLQLLSDYPLEVLVVIGGSNPHYDQLKSAAEASKFPIRLENNVINMPELIAWADLAITAGGSTCWELAFMGLPSLIIILAENQQAIAQKLHSLKAAINLGWYHDISADEIALAVNQLSQDIHRRLAMSKSSQSLVDGSGSQRIVRYLKNYLLKLRSVSIEDCELLWQWANDPEVRVASFSSEFIGWEEHLQWFKSKLNSPNCIFYIALNEHNIPIGQIRYEIEAREAVISISIAQQFRHQGYGSYLIELAQKQIFKNIHIVKIHAYIKQNNQASIRTFTKTGFQIVETVLKQEKQAIHLVSTGSNLL, from the coding sequence ATGAATTTACTATTCCGTGTTGATGTGTCTACCCAAATAGGTACTGGTCATTTGATGCGTTGTTTAGCTTTAGCTCAGGCTTGGCAAGATGCTGGAGGTAAGGCAGTGTTTGTCATGGCTAATATAGTACCTGTACTGGAGAAAAGATTAATATCAGAAGGCATAGAAATTTTAAAAATTACGAATCAATTAGCCACTAAAGATGCAGAGACAACTGCTATGTTGGTAAACAAATTTAATAGTGATTGGTTGGTCATAGATGGTTATCATTTTGATGATGAGTATCAAAAAATAATTAAAAGTGTGGGTTTGAAAATCCTGTTTATTGATGATTATGGACACGTAAATCATTATTATGCTGATATAGTCTTGAATCAAAATATTTCTGCTGATGGTGGATTATATACTAACCGAGAACCTTATACTCAGTTATTACTTGGTACACGCTACACACTTTTACGCCGTGAGTTTTGGCAATGGCAAGGATGGCAGCGAATCAATCCATCTATAGCCAGTAAAATACTTATAACAATGGGTGGTGCTGATATTGATAATGTCACTTTGAAGGTAATACAAGGATTACAATTGCTGTCAGATTATCCTTTAGAAGTGCTAGTTGTCATTGGAGGTAGTAATCCTCATTATGACCAACTAAAATCAGCTGCGGAAGCATCAAAATTTCCTATTCGCTTAGAAAATAATGTTATAAATATGCCTGAACTGATAGCTTGGGCTGATTTAGCAATAACTGCTGGTGGTAGTACTTGTTGGGAATTGGCTTTTATGGGGTTGCCCAGCCTGATAATAATTTTAGCTGAGAATCAACAGGCGATCGCACAAAAATTGCATTCCCTAAAAGCAGCTATTAATTTAGGTTGGTATCACGATATTTCTGCTGATGAAATAGCTTTAGCAGTTAATCAATTATCACAGGATATTCATAGACGATTAGCAATGAGTAAATCTAGCCAATCACTAGTAGATGGTTCAGGTAGTCAGCGTATAGTCAGATATTTAAAAAACTACTTATTAAAACTACGTTCAGTCTCTATAGAAGATTGTGAATTATTGTGGCAATGGGCAAATGATCCAGAAGTACGTGTTGCTTCTTTTTCCTCAGAATTTATCGGTTGGGAAGAACATTTGCAATGGTTCAAGTCAAAACTCAATTCTCCTAACTGCATTTTCTATATTGCGCTGAATGAACATAACATACCTATTGGGCAAATTCGTTATGAAATAGAAGCCAGAGAAGCTGTTATATCAATTAGTATTGCTCAACAATTCCGGCATCAAGGCTACGGTAGTTACTTAATTGAACTAGCTCAAAAACAAATTTTTAAAAATATACATATTGTTAAAATTCATGCCTATATTAAACAAAATAATCAAGCATCTATTAGAACATTTACAAAAACTGGGTTTCAAATAGTGGAAACAGTATTAAAACAGGAAAAGCAAGCAATTCATTTAGTGAGTACAGGTAGCAATCTACTATAA
- the pseI gene encoding pseudaminic acid synthase → MQEICIAGKKISVNHPPLIIAEMSGNHNQSLETALEIVEAAAKSGVHALKIQTYTADTMTLDINEGEFYIDNPQSLWHGNSLHHLYQQAYTHWEWHQPIFERCRELGIIGFSTPFDDTAVDFLESLNVPCYKIASFENTDLPLIRKVASTGKPMIISTGMATVAELDETVRTATENGCQDLILLKCTSTYPATPENSNLLTIPHLRDLFHVQVGLSDHTLGIGVAVASVALGVRVIEKHFTLCRADGGVDSAFSMEPEEMQQLVLESERAWQAMGSIQYGATQAEKDSLTFRRSLYISQDMKAGDILTADNLKAVRPGFGLSPKYYDIFLGKHIKQDAKKGTPVTWNLLD, encoded by the coding sequence ATGCAGGAAATTTGTATTGCAGGTAAAAAAATTAGTGTAAATCATCCGCCATTGATAATTGCGGAAATGTCTGGTAATCATAACCAATCATTAGAAACAGCTTTAGAAATTGTGGAAGCTGCTGCTAAGTCTGGAGTTCATGCGCTCAAAATCCAGACTTACACCGCAGATACTATGACATTGGATATCAATGAGGGTGAATTTTATATTGATAATCCTCAAAGTCTTTGGCATGGTAATTCATTACATCATTTATATCAACAAGCTTACACACATTGGGAATGGCATCAACCAATTTTTGAACGTTGTCGGGAATTGGGAATCATTGGTTTTAGCACACCATTTGACGATACTGCTGTTGATTTTCTGGAATCATTAAATGTTCCTTGTTATAAAATTGCGTCTTTTGAAAATACAGATTTACCACTAATTCGCAAAGTTGCTAGCACTGGTAAACCAATGATTATTTCTACTGGAATGGCAACAGTTGCCGAATTAGATGAAACTGTGAGAACTGCAACAGAAAATGGGTGTCAAGACTTAATATTACTCAAATGCACAAGTACATATCCGGCGACTCCAGAAAATAGTAACTTGCTAACAATTCCGCATCTACGTGACTTATTTCATGTACAGGTAGGATTATCAGATCACACCCTAGGAATTGGTGTTGCTGTAGCTAGTGTGGCTTTAGGTGTCAGAGTTATTGAAAAACATTTTACTCTGTGTCGGGCTGATGGTGGTGTTGATTCTGCTTTTTCAATGGAACCTGAAGAAATGCAACAATTAGTCCTTGAGAGTGAGAGAGCTTGGCAAGCGATGGGTAGTATACAGTATGGGGCAACTCAGGCTGAAAAAGATTCTTTGACTTTTAGGCGATCGCTCTATATTTCTCAAGACATGAAAGCTGGGGATATATTGACTGCTGATAATCTCAAAGCAGTACGTCCTGGTTTTGGTTTATCTCCTAAGTATTATGATATTTTTCTTGGCAAACACATTAAGCAAGATGCCAAAAAGGGAACACCTGTAACTTGGAATTTACTTGATTAG